The following nucleotide sequence is from Microbacterium arborescens.
CGACCCGGGCGCCCGGCGGGAGTTCCTGCGAGCGGCGGCCATCCGCCCACAGGATGCCGGTGCCGTTCGTGCCCGCGCCGACCTCGATCGCCACGGATGCCTCGGGGCTGATCACCAGCGGACGGGCGAAGAGCGCATGGGCCGAGAGCGGCACGACGGCCACCGCTTCGACGTCCGGCCAGATCACGGGGCCGCCGGCGGAGAAGTTGTACGCGGTCGATCCGGTCGGTGTCGCGATGACGACGCCGTCGCAGCCGAAGGCCGAGAGCGGACGCCGGTCGACCTCGAGGACGACCTCGAGCATCCGTTCGCGGCTGGCCTTCTCGACCGTCGCCTCGTTCAGCGCCCAGGTCTCGTACACGACAGCGCCGGAACCGTCTTTCACCCGGACCGAGAGCGCCATGCGCTCTTCGACGTCGTAGTCGCGGTCGATGACCCGCCGGACGGCGTCGTCCATGTCGTCGGCCTCGATCTCGGCGAGGAAGCCGACGTGGCCCATGTTGATGCCGAGGACGGGCGCGGTCCCGCCTCGGACGAGGTCGACGGCGCGCAGGATCGTGCCGTCGCCGCCCAGGACGATCGCGAGCTCGAGATCGGCGACCGTGACCTCCTGATCCAGTGTGGCGACGCCGGGCAGCTCACCGAGCGCCTCGACGAGTTCGGCGCGGTCGTCTGCGGCGAGCACGGGCCGCGCCCCGGCACCGGACAGCGCGTTGAGGACGCGTTGCGCCGCGGCGACGGTGTCGGGACGGCGCGCGTGAGCGACGACGAGGATGTTGCGCATCGCGTCGGTCATCGGGCTCCCGCCAGTTCGTCCACCGTGTGTATCCATTGTGTCGGATTGCCCGCGTCACCAGCGCGGATGCACAGGTGCACGACGTATTCCTGATTGCCGTGCGTTCCCACGAGCGGCGATGCGATGACACCGTGCGTGGCGAGCCCCGCGTCCCACGCCGACCACAGCACGCCCATCACAGCATCCGCTCGGAGGGCCGGATCGGTCACCAGCCCGCCTTTGACGGCGGTCCGACCGACCTCGAACTGCGGCTTGACGAGCAGGACGACATCGGTCGCCGGATCGCACACCGAGACGACGGCGGGAAGGACATGCTCCAGCGAGATGAACGAGAGGTCGCCGGTGATGATCTCCGGCTGGAACGAGGCGCCCGCCATACCGGCCAGCGCCTCGGGCGAGAGGTCGCGCACGTTGAAGCCCTCGACGACGAGCACGTCGGGGTCTGCGGCGATGCTCGGCGCGAGCTGCCCGTGTCCGACGTCGACGGCGACGACGGGGCGGGCGCCGCGCTCGCGCAGCACCTGCGTGAAGCCCCCGGTCGAGGCGCCCATGTCGAGGGCGCTCCGATCCGCGACGTGGATGCCGAACGCGTCGAGCCCGGCGATCAGCTTGTGCGCCGCGCGGCTGACGTAGTGGTCGGCCCCGGCGACGGCGATGGTGGCGTCATCCGCCACGGGGTGGGACGCCTTCACGACGGTGCGTCCGTCCACCGACACGAGCCCCTCGGCGATCAGGGTCGCGGCGTGGCTGCGCGAGCGTGCGAGTCCGCGTGCCGCCAGCGCCGAATCGAGACGCGTGCTCACGCGGCGCCGGTGGGACCGGAGTCGAGGCGACGCGCCAGCTCGTCATGCAGGGCCGCATACGACGCGGCCCGCTCGCTCAACGGCTGATCCTCGATGACGTCGAGCGACGACAGCAGGTCGTCACGCCATTGCTCGGCGAGGCCCTGCGTCGCGCTGTCCGCAGTGGCGGCGTCGCGCTCACCCGGGTCGGCACCATCCATCGACATGGTTCCCACGATACGCGGGGTCAGGGACGGTGGAACGGATCCGCGTAGAGACGCTCCGGCACCCGGAATCCGTAGATCGCACGGCCGGTCGCCCAGATCGCGGCGGCACCCGCACGCACGAGGTCGATCGGGCGGTCGCCTTCAGACTCGATGACGATGTCGGCGCCGTCGATGCGCACGGATGCGGCGCCGACCGTGGTCACGTCGCCCTTCGTCCTGACCTCGGGGTAGGGCTCGTGCAGCTCACGCAGGTCGCCGACGATGTAGGTCGGCCGGGCGTTGGCGGGGGCCGCGAGCACGTGCTTGGGCCGATCGATACCCGTCAGCACGAGCACCGAGCGGATTCCGGCTGCCTGCGCACCGGCGATGTCCGTGTCGAGGCGGTCGCCGATGAACAGGGGCTGCGCGGCCCCGAAGCGGGCGACGGCCTCGTCGAAGATCGGACGCTCGGGCTTGCCGGCGACGGTCGCGAGTCGGCCGACCGCCGTGTGCACGGCCGAGACGAGGGTGCCGTTTCCCGGCGCGATCCCCCGCGCCTGCGGAATGGTCCAGTCGGTGTTGGTGGCGATCCAGGGGATCCCGCCTTCATCCTCCGGGGTGGCCAACGCGTAGGCGGCCTCGGCGAGCTGCGCCCAGCCGACGTCGGGTGCGAACCCCTGAACGACGGCCGCGGGGTTGTCGTCGGCCGAACGGGTGGGCACATAGCCCGCTTTCTCGAGCTCGTGGACGAGCCCGTCACCGCCGACGACGAGGATCGTCGCGCCAATGGCAACGCGTTCACGCAGCAGGCGCATGGCAGCCTGAGGGCTCGTGATCACGTCTTCGGGTCGGGTGGACGTCAGCCCGAGCTCGCGCAGGTGTTCGGCGACGACCGAGTCCCGTCGGGATGCGTTGTTGGTGATGTATCCGAGCCGGCGCGACGCACCCGCGCGGTTCAAGCTCTCGATGGCATGCGGGAGCGCGCCCGGCCCGGCATAGACGACGCCGTCGAGGTCGGCGAGGACCGCATCCACGCCGTCGAGCGGCGTCGCCGTCGTCGATGAGCGGGAGAACAGCCCCATCAGTCGCGCTCCTCCGTCTTGGCTTCCGCCGGCGCCTCGCTTTCGAGCGCCGCGGTCTCATCGATGTCGTCGACCACGATCAGCTCGCGGTCGGCGTCGGTCGCGCCGAGTGCCTCCTCGGCGACGACGGCCCGACGCTGCCAGAGTGCGGCTTCGCCGGAGCGCCCCAGGTCCTCGAGCACAGCCGCCCGGGCCGCGAACAGAGCGGGGCTCCACGAGAAGGCGCGGTCAGGGTCGAGCTCGGGGATGTCGAGTTCCTGCAGCGCGCGCTCGGTCTCGCCGAGGTCGAGGCGGGCACCCGACATCGCGATCGCGAGCTCGACGCGGACCTCGATGGGAAGGGTGGACCGGTCGACGGCGCGGCCGACCTCGAGCGCCCGGTCGGGACGGCCGACTCCGCGCTCGCTGTCGACCATCATGGCGATCTGGTCGTCGCTTCCGGAGATGCGGCGGTAGGTGCGCAGTTCGCGCAACGCGAGGGCGTAGTCGCCCGTCGCATAGGCGGTGATCGCCACCGTCTCACGCACGACTCCGACGCGACCGGCCCGGCGCGATGCCGCGAGAGCGTGCTCGTGCGCGAGCTCGGGGTCGTCGTCGATCAGCTGCGCGACCATGGCGAGGTGACGGGCGACCTGCTCCGCGTTCTCCTTGCTCAGGGTCTTCAGTTCGTTGCGCGCGGCGCCCGGCAGGTCACGAGCCGTGACGCTTTCGGGGATCTCCGGGCCGCGCGGGATGTCGCGACGCTCGGAACCCTGCGGCGGACGCGACGCACGTGCCCCGTCGCGGTCATCCCGACGCGGGCGCGCGTCGCCGTCGCGGCGCGGGTACGACGGACGGTCACCATCGCGACGAGGGTAAGAAGGACGGTCACCATCACGACGCTGGTACGACGGACGATCACCATCACGACGCGGACGGGAATCACCATCACGACGCTGGTACGACGGGCGGTCACCATCACGACGCGGGTACGACGGCCGATCGCCATCGCGACGCGGACGGGAATCACCATCGCGCTGCGGACGGGAATCAGCATCACGACGCTGGTACGACGGACGATCACCATCGCGACGCGGACCGGAATCACCATCACGACGAGGACGGGAATCACCATCACGACGAGGACGGGAATCACCGTCGCGACGAGGACGGCCGTCTCCGGCGCCATCCCGACGCGGGCGATCGTCATTGGCACGCGGCGGACGGGAGTCGCCGTCGCGAGATGGACGCCGCGCACCGGAATCCGCAGCAGAGTAGCGGGGCTTACGCTCCGATCGCGGGCGGTCTTCTTCAGTCACGACGTTCCTTTCGTCCCGGAAACGAGAAAAGGCCACCCAACATTGGGTGGCCTTTTCACGAAAGAAGTCCGGCGGTGTCCTACTCTCCCACAGGGTCCCCCCTGCAGTACCATCGGCGCTGTGAGGCTTAGCTTCCGGGTTCGGAATGTAACCGGGCGTTTCCCTCACGCTATGGCCGCCGAAACACTATTGATGTTTCAGTCTGCACAACGATTGATCGTTATGCGGTTCTCGACCGTACATCGAGAACCACTCAGTGGACGCAAGCACCAAAAACGGTGTGTTATCAAGTCATCGGCTTATTAGTACCGGTCAGCTTCACGTGTTACCACGCTTCCACATCCGGCCTATCAACCCAGTAGTCTAGCTGGGAGCCTCTCGCCCGAAGGCATGGAAATCTCATCTTGAGGCCGGCTTCCCGCTTAGATGCTTTCAGCGGTTATCCATCCCGAACGTAGCTAACCAGCGGTGCTCCTGGCGGAACAACTGGCACACCAGAGGTTCGTCCAACCCGGTCCTCTCGTACTAGGGTCAGATCCTCTCAAATTTCCTACGCGCGCAGCGGATAGGGACCGAACTGTCTCACGACGTTCTAAACCCAGCTCGCGTACCGCTTTAATGGGCGAACAGCCCAACCCTTGGGACCTACTCCAGCCCCAGGATGCGACGAGCCGACATCGAGGTGCCAAACCATGCCGTCGATATGGACTCTTGGGCAAGATCAGCCTGTTATCCCCGAGGTACCTTTTATCCGTTGAGCGACAGCGCTTCCACAAGCCACTGCCGGATCACTAGTCCCGACTTTCGTCCCTGCTCGACCTGTCAGTCTCACAGTCAAGCTCCCTTGTGCACTTACACTCGCCACCTGATTGCCAACCAGGTTGAGGGAACCTTTGGGCGCCTCCGTTACTTTTTGGGAGGCAACCGCCCCAGTTAAACTACCCACCAGGCACTGTCCCTGAACCGGATTACGGTTCGAAGTTAGATATCCAGAGTGACCAGAGTGGTATTTCAACAATGACTCCACGGTAACTGGCGTCACCGCTTCAAAGTCTCCCACCTATCCTACACAAGCCACACCGAACACCAATACCAAGCTGTAGTAAAGGTCACGGGGTCTTTCCGTCCTGCTGCGCGTAACGAGCATCTTTACTCGTAGTGCAATTTCGCCGAGTTCGCGGTTGAGACAGTTGGGAAGTCGTTACGCCATTCGTGCAGGTCGGAACTTACCCGACAAGGAATTTCGCTACCTTAGGATGGTTATAGTTACCACCGCCGTTTACTGGGGCTTAAATTCTCAGCTTCGCCTTGCGGCTAACCGGTCCTCTTAACCTTCCAGCACCGGGCAGGCGTCAGTCCGTATACATCGTCTTGCGACTTGGCACGGACCTGTGTTTTTAGTAAACAGTCGCTACCCACTAGTCTCTGCGGCCTCCACACCCTTTCGGAGTAAATCCTAATAAGTGGAAGGCCCCCCTTCTCCCGAAGTTACGGGGGCATTTTGCCGAGTTCCTTAACCACGATTCTCTCGATCTCCTTGGTATTCTCTACCTGACCACCTGAGTCGGTTTGGGGTACGGGCAGCTAGAACCTCGCGTCGATGCTTTTCTCGGCAGCATAGGATCACCCACTTTTTATCCGCATCGTGTCTCAGCCTGTATGAGTCACGGATTTGCCTATGACTCGGCCTACGCACTTGCCCCGGGACAACCATCGCCCGGGTTGGGCTACCTTCCTGCGTCACACCTGTTAATACGCTAGCCGCACCAGCATGGGGTCGAGCGTTAGACCGGACCGTCTCACCCCGAAGGGATCAACTAAGCCCGGGTTAGGACTCTTAGCACCACTGGATTAGCTTGGGCGGTTCTTCGCCGGTACGGGAATATCAACCCGTTGTCCATCGACTACGCCTGTCGGCCTCGCCTTAGGTCCCGACTTACCCAGGGAAGATTAGCTTGACCCTGGAACCCTTGGTCTTTCGGAGGACGTGTTTCTCACACGTCTTTCGCTACTCATGCCTGCATTCTCACTCGTGTAGCCTCCACGGCTGGTTCACACCGCCGCTTCGCTGGCCACACGACGCTCTCCTACCCATCAACACGGCTGGACCACGAAGGCCTACCAATAATGTCAATGCCACAACTTCGGTGGCGTGCTTGAGCCCCGTTACATTGTCGGCGCGGAATCACTTGACCAGTGAGCTATTACGCACTCTTTCAAGGGTGGCTGCTTCTAAGCCAACCTCCTGGTTGTCACAGCAACTCCACATCCTTTCCCACTTAGCACGCGCTTTGGGACCTTAGTTGGTGGTCTGGGTTGTTTCCCTCTCGACTATGAAGCTTATCCCCCACAGTCTCACTGCTGCGCTCTCACTTACCGGCATTCGGAGTTTGGCTGACGTCAGTAACCTTGTAGGGCCCATCGGCCATCCAGTAGCTCTACCTCCGGCAAGAAACACGCAACGCTGCACCTAAATGCATTTCGGAGAGAACCAGCTATCACGAAGTTTGATTGGCCTTTCACCCCTATCCACAGCTCATCCCCTCAGTTTTCAACCTAAGTGGGTTCGGTCCTCCACGACGTCTTACCGTCGCTTCAACCTGGCCATGGATAGATCACTTCGCTTCGGGTCTAGGACACGCGACTGAATCGCCCTATTCAGACTCGCTTTCGCTACGGCTACCCCACACGGGTTAACCTCGCCACGTATCGCTAACTCGCAGGCTCATTCTTCAAAAGGCACGCTGTCACCCCTACTAAGGAGGCTCCAACGGTTTGTAAGCAAACGGTTTCAGGTACTATTTCACTCCCCTCCCGGGGTACTTTTCACCTTTCCCTCACGGTACTTGTCCGCTATCGGTCATCTGGGAGTATTTAGGCTTATCAGGTGGTCCTGACAGATTCACACGGGATTTCTCGGGCCCCGTGCTACTTGGGATACTCTTCACGCCAAGAGAAGCATTTCGACTACGGGGTTCGCACCCTCTATGACCAGGCATTCAAACCTGTTCGTCTATACCTTCTTGTAACGTCGACCACTCGGCAGAATGATCAGAAAAGTCCCACAACCCCCAACGTGCAACGCCTGCCGGCTATCACACACGCAAGGTTTAGCCTGATCCGGTTTCGCTCGCCACTACTAACGGAATCGCTGTTGCTTTCTCTTCCTGTGGGTACTGAGATGTTTCACTTCCCCACGTTCCCTCTACCCGCCCTATATATTCAGGCGGGAGTCACTAGGTCGGCACGCCGCCCAGCGGGGTTTCCCCATTCGGACACCCTCGGATCACAGTGTGCTTATCCACTCCCCGAGGCTTATCGCAGATTGCTACGTCCTTCTTCGGCTCCAGATGCCAAGGCATCCACCGTTTGCTCTTAAAGACTTGAAATCACATGAGTTGAATCGTCAAAAAATTGACTAATGATCTTTAAGATCATCTTCACGACACAACACCCGAAGGTGTCGCATCGAAGATGCTCGCGTCCACTGTGTAGTTCTCAAAGTACGGGCGGTACCCTCCCCACATGCCACCCAAGCAGCATGAAGAAAAGGCCCAGAGGTTGCGGACTCTCATCCGGTCCCTCAGGACCCAACAGCGTGCAGGTGCGACACCCGAAACCCTCCCCGTTCCCACCGCAAGCGGCGTACTAGAGAAGAACCTCATCCTTCGCACCATGTCAAATGTTCCACCCATGAGCTCCCAGCGAAGAACATGTGCCTTCGAACTGGGTTCTGGACTCCGAAGAGTCAGATGCTCCTTAGAAAGGAGGTGATCCAGCCGCACCTTCCGGTACGGCTACCTTGTTACGACTTAGTCCTAATTACCGATCCCACCTTCGACGGCTCCCTCCACAAGGGTTGGGCCACCGGCTTCAGGTGTTACCGACTTTCATGACTTGACGGGCGGTGTGTACAAGACCCGGGAACGTATTCACCGCAGCGTTGCTGATCTGCGATTACTAGCGACTCCGACTTCATGAGGTCGAGTTGCAGACCTCAATCCGAACTGGGACCGGCTTTTTGGGATTCGCTCCACCTCACGGTATTGCAGCCCTTTGTACCGGCCATTGTAGCATGCGTGAAGCCCAAGACATAAGGGGCATGATGATTTGACGTCATCCCCACCTTCCTCCGAGTTGACCCCGGCAGTATCCCATGAGTTCCCACCATTACGTGCTGGCAACATAGAACGAGGGTTGCGCTCGTTGCGGGACTTAACCCAACATCTCACGACACGAGCTGACGACAACCATGCACCACCTGTATAGAGACCTTGCGGGGCGACTGTTTCCAGACGTTTCCTCTATATGTCAAGCCTTGGTAAGGTTCTTCGCGTTGCATCGAATTAATCCGCATGCTCCGCCGCTTGTGCGGGTCCCCGTCAATTCCTTTGAGTTTTAGCCTTGCGGCCGTACTCCCCAGGCGGGGAACTTAATGCGTTAGCTGCGTCACGGAATCCGTGGAATGGACCCCACAACTAGTTCCCAACGTTTACGGGGTGGACTACCAGGGTATCTAAGCCTGTTTGCTCCCCACCCTTTCGCTCCTCAGCGTCAGTTACGGCCCAGAGATCTGCCTTCGCCATCGGTGTTCCTCCTGATATCTGCGCATTCCACCGCTACACCAGGAATTCCAATCTCCCCTACCGCACTCTAGTCTGCCCGTACCCACTGCAGGCCCGAGGTTGAGCCTCGGGTTTTCACAGCAGACGCGACAGACCGCCTACGAGCTCTTTACGCCCAATAATTCCGGATAACGCTTGCGCCCTACGTATTACCGCGGCTGCTGGCACGTAGTTAGCCGGCGCTTTTTCTGCAGGTACCGTCACTTTCGCTTCTTCCCTGCTAAAAGAGGTTTACAACCCGAAGGCCGTCATCCCTCACGCGGCGTTGCTGCATCAGGCTTTCGCCCATTGTGCAATATTCCCCACTGCTGCCTCCCGTAGGAGTCTGGGCCGTGTCTCAGTCCCAGTGTGGCCGGTCACCCTCTCAGGCCGGCTACCCGTCGACGCCTTGGTGAGCCATTACCTCACCAACAAGCTGATAGGCCGCGAGCTCATCCCTGACCGAAATTCTTTCCAGCTACTGACCATGCGGT
It contains:
- a CDS encoding NAD kinase, whose amino-acid sequence is MTDAMRNILVVAHARRPDTVAAAQRVLNALSGAGARPVLAADDRAELVEALGELPGVATLDQEVTVADLELAIVLGGDGTILRAVDLVRGGTAPVLGINMGHVGFLAEIEADDMDDAVRRVIDRDYDVEERMALSVRVKDGSGAVVYETWALNEATVEKASRERMLEVVLEVDRRPLSAFGCDGVVIATPTGSTAYNFSAGGPVIWPDVEAVAVVPLSAHALFARPLVISPEASVAIEVGAGTNGTGILWADGRRSQELPPGARVVVRRSKTPVRLARLHPAAFTDRLVRKFRLPVVGWRGPSLEQQESAT
- a CDS encoding TlyA family RNA methyltransferase, whose protein sequence is MSTRLDSALAARGLARSRSHAATLIAEGLVSVDGRTVVKASHPVADDATIAVAGADHYVSRAAHKLIAGLDAFGIHVADRSALDMGASTGGFTQVLRERGARPVVAVDVGHGQLAPSIAADPDVLVVEGFNVRDLSPEALAGMAGASFQPEIITGDLSFISLEHVLPAVVSVCDPATDVVLLVKPQFEVGRTAVKGGLVTDPALRADAVMGVLWSAWDAGLATHGVIASPLVGTHGNQEYVVHLCIRAGDAGNPTQWIHTVDELAGAR
- a CDS encoding HAD-IIA family hydrolase; protein product: MGLFSRSSTTATPLDGVDAVLADLDGVVYAGPGALPHAIESLNRAGASRRLGYITNNASRRDSVVAEHLRELGLTSTRPEDVITSPQAAMRLLRERVAIGATILVVGGDGLVHELEKAGYVPTRSADDNPAAVVQGFAPDVGWAQLAEAAYALATPEDEGGIPWIATNTDWTIPQARGIAPGNGTLVSAVHTAVGRLATVAGKPERPIFDEAVARFGAAQPLFIGDRLDTDIAGAQAAGIRSVLVLTGIDRPKHVLAAPANARPTYIVGDLRELHEPYPEVRTKGDVTTVGAASVRIDGADIVIESEGDRPIDLVRAGAAAIWATGRAIYGFRVPERLYADPFHRP